The following proteins are co-located in the Bacillus pumilus genome:
- the rpsR gene encoding 30S ribosomal protein S18 encodes MAGGRRGGRAKRRKVCFFTSNGITHIDYKDVDLLRKFVSERGKILPRRVTGTSAKYQRKLTLAIKKSRQMALLPYVTGE; translated from the coding sequence ATGGCAGGTGGACGCAGAGGCGGTCGTGCGAAACGTCGTAAGGTGTGTTTCTTTACTTCTAACGGTATCACGCACATCGACTACAAAGATGTTGATCTTCTTAGAAAGTTTGTTTCTGAGCGTGGTAAAATTTTACCTCGTCGTGTAACAGGAACTAGCGCTAAGTATCAACGTAAATTGACATTAGCGATTAAAAAATCACGTCAAATGGCATTACTTCCATACGTTACTGGTGAGTAA
- the ssbA gene encoding single-stranded DNA-binding protein SsbA produces the protein MLNRVVLVGRLTKDPELRYTPNGAAVATFTLAVNRTFTNQSGEREADFINCVTWRRQAENVANFLKKGSLAGVDGRLQTRNYENQQGQRVFVTEVQAESVQFLEPKSGGAGSGGYSGGGNSGGQYYGGSQNDQNPFGNEPNQNPYGNQNNQNRNQGNSFNDDPFANDGKPIDISDDDLPF, from the coding sequence ATGCTAAACCGTGTTGTATTGGTCGGAAGACTAACAAAAGACCCTGAGCTTCGCTACACGCCTAATGGTGCGGCTGTAGCCACGTTTACTCTAGCTGTGAATCGTACGTTTACGAATCAATCTGGAGAGCGTGAAGCCGATTTCATTAACTGTGTTACTTGGAGAAGACAAGCCGAGAACGTGGCTAATTTCTTGAAAAAAGGAAGTCTTGCCGGTGTAGACGGTCGTTTGCAGACAAGAAACTATGAAAATCAGCAAGGACAGCGTGTCTTCGTGACAGAGGTTCAAGCTGAAAGTGTTCAATTTCTTGAGCCTAAGAGCGGCGGTGCTGGTTCAGGTGGATACAGCGGCGGTGGCAATAGCGGAGGCCAGTATTATGGCGGTAGCCAAAACGATCAGAATCCATTCGGAAATGAACCAAATCAAAATCCATATGGCAATCAAAACAACCAAAATCGTAATCAGGGAAATAGCTTCAATGATGACCCATTTGCGAATGATGGTAAACCGATTGACATCTCCGATGATGATTTGCCATTCTAA
- the rpsF gene encoding 30S ribosomal protein S6, which produces MRKYEVMYIIRPTVDDEAKKAVIERFNNVLTSNGAEITGTKDWGKRRLAYEINDFREGFYQIVNVQSDAAAVQEFDRLAKISDDIIRHIVVKEEV; this is translated from the coding sequence ATGAGAAAGTACGAAGTTATGTACATCATCCGCCCAACAGTTGACGATGAGGCTAAAAAAGCAGTTATCGAGCGTTTCAATAACGTGTTAACTTCTAACGGTGCGGAGATCACTGGAACAAAGGATTGGGGTAAACGTCGTCTTGCATACGAAATCAACGATTTCCGTGAAGGCTTCTACCAAATCGTAAACGTTCAATCTGACGCTGCAGCAGTTCAAGAATTTGACCGCTTAGCTAAGATCAGTGACGATATCATTCGCCACATTGTTGTTAAAGAAGAAGTATAA
- the ychF gene encoding redox-regulated ATPase YchF — MALTAGIVGLPNVGKSTLFNAITQAGAESANYPFCTIDPNVGIVEVPDERLQKLTELVQPKKTVPTAFEFTDIAGIVKGASKGEGLGNKFLSHIRQVDAICHVVRAFADDNITHVSGKVDPVSDIETINLELILADLETVEKRLTRVSKLAKQKDKEAVAEFDILSKLKDAFEAGKSARSVEFTDEQQKLVKQLHLLTSKPVLYVANVSEDEVADQDGNEYVQQIREFASGENAEVIIVCAKIESEIAELEGEEKQMFLEELGIKESGLDQLIKASYSLLGLATYFTAGEQEVRAWTFKKGMKAPECAGIIHTDFERGFIRAETVAYEDLLAGGSMSAAKEAGKVRLEGKEYEVKDGDVIHFRFNV, encoded by the coding sequence ATGGCTTTAACAGCTGGTATTGTTGGCTTACCTAACGTCGGGAAGTCAACGCTATTTAATGCAATTACACAGGCTGGAGCGGAGTCTGCTAACTATCCGTTTTGTACCATTGATCCAAACGTCGGAATTGTAGAGGTTCCAGACGAGCGTTTGCAAAAACTAACAGAATTGGTGCAGCCAAAAAAGACAGTTCCGACTGCTTTTGAATTTACTGATATTGCCGGTATTGTCAAAGGTGCATCTAAAGGTGAAGGTTTAGGGAATAAATTTCTTTCGCACATTCGCCAAGTAGATGCGATCTGTCACGTGGTGAGAGCCTTTGCAGATGATAATATTACACACGTATCAGGTAAGGTTGACCCTGTATCAGATATCGAAACCATTAATCTAGAATTGATTTTGGCTGATTTAGAAACGGTTGAAAAGCGTTTGACTCGTGTGAGTAAGCTAGCGAAACAAAAGGACAAGGAAGCTGTAGCTGAATTTGATATTTTGTCGAAGCTAAAGGACGCATTTGAAGCTGGGAAATCGGCAAGATCTGTAGAATTTACAGATGAGCAGCAGAAGCTTGTGAAACAGCTTCATTTACTCACATCTAAACCAGTTCTTTATGTAGCGAATGTGAGTGAGGACGAAGTAGCGGATCAGGACGGCAACGAATATGTGCAGCAAATTCGTGAGTTTGCATCTGGCGAAAACGCTGAAGTGATCATCGTTTGTGCTAAGATCGAGTCTGAAATTGCAGAGCTAGAAGGAGAAGAGAAGCAGATGTTCCTTGAAGAGCTTGGTATCAAAGAATCAGGACTAGATCAGCTGATCAAAGCGTCTTATTCACTTCTTGGCTTAGCTACGTATTTTACAGCAGGTGAACAAGAGGTACGCGCTTGGACATTTAAAAAAGGAATGAAGGCGCCAGAATGTGCCGGCATCATTCATACTGACTTCGAGCGTGGATTTATTCGTGCTGAAACCGTGGCTTATGAGGATTTACTGGCTGGCGGAAGCATGTCTGCTGCGAAAGAGGCAGGGAAAGTTCGTTTAGAAGGTAAAGAATACGAAGTGAAAGATGGAGACGTCATTCATTTCCGTTTTAATGTATAA
- a CDS encoding DUF951 domain-containing protein, which translates to MADKAFGLHDVVEMKKPHPCGANRWKVIRLGMDIRIKCEGCGHSVMIPRRDFERKMKKILVKHEEPTA; encoded by the coding sequence ATGGCAGACAAAGCGTTTGGGTTACATGACGTAGTTGAAATGAAAAAACCCCATCCATGTGGTGCCAATCGGTGGAAGGTGATTCGTTTGGGCATGGATATTCGCATTAAATGCGAAGGCTGCGGGCACAGCGTGATGATTCCAAGAAGAGATTTTGAACGAAAAATGAAGAAAATTCTTGTCAAGCATGAGGAGCCAACTGCTTAG